Proteins encoded together in one Candidatus Kaiserbacteria bacterium window:
- a CDS encoding alpha/beta hydrolase — METPKNRTEHTEAPVEENPIILVAGLSENIDMYSDVARLFPDKSKKFTFLSTHPEEEAKRQQEISGAVEYGDASKDSLDDGESTKKNTPIMSVRDAQYFANQENPENMTEYEDNVLAERHKNFESRVQLAEKALREAVENSEGTTNEITIVGHSAGGFATLAALARVVASSEKSLPKIHAVLIAPAIPGEVKQWLAVEPTFIGVVMRDFFRKIGKLSSSYLVQLFSKRDITPSDADLAKILGPMQDADFEDRVLKGAVPIAGGEGLDLINYTEAFKDNGTALEFQDWPKNVTIDVVIPTNDQWVSVNGQKKLVTDVLKAVAGENAQGHLLEGEPHLPLGEKDAAEKVAEIIARD, encoded by the coding sequence ATGGAGACTCCTAAAAATCGGACAGAACATACAGAGGCGCCTGTTGAAGAGAATCCTATTATTCTTGTTGCAGGTTTAAGCGAGAATATCGATATGTATAGTGATGTTGCGCGACTGTTTCCTGATAAAAGTAAGAAATTTACGTTTCTCAGTACGCATCCTGAAGAAGAGGCAAAACGGCAACAAGAAATTTCTGGAGCAGTTGAGTATGGAGATGCTAGCAAAGATAGTTTAGATGACGGAGAGAGTACAAAGAAAAACACACCAATCATGTCAGTGCGCGATGCACAGTATTTTGCTAATCAAGAAAATCCTGAGAACATGACTGAGTATGAGGACAATGTGCTTGCAGAACGTCACAAGAACTTTGAAAGTCGTGTGCAGCTTGCTGAAAAAGCACTCAGAGAAGCAGTAGAGAATTCAGAGGGTACTACTAATGAGATCACTATTGTTGGTCACAGTGCAGGCGGTTTTGCTACTTTGGCTGCATTGGCACGAGTTGTGGCATCATCTGAGAAGTCGCTGCCAAAAATACACGCTGTACTTATTGCTCCAGCCATTCCTGGTGAAGTAAAACAGTGGCTCGCAGTTGAACCAACGTTCATTGGCGTGGTGATGCGTGACTTTTTCCGCAAGATAGGAAAACTATCTTCTTCATATCTTGTACAACTTTTCTCAAAACGGGACATAACACCTAGTGATGCAGATTTAGCAAAGATTCTCGGACCAATGCAAGATGCAGATTTTGAAGACCGAGTACTTAAGGGAGCCGTACCAATTGCAGGTGGCGAGGGGCTTGATCTAATTAACTATACTGAAGCATTTAAAGACAACGGAACTGCACTAGAGTTTCAAGACTGGCCAAAAAACGTAACTATTGATGTGGTGATTCCTACAAATGATCAATGGGTTAGTGTAAATGGCCAAAAAAAGTTGGTGACGGATGTGCTTAAGGCAGTTGCAGGTGAAAATGCACAAGGACATCTATTAGAAGGTGAGCCGCATTTGCCACTAGGCGAAAAAGATGCAGCTGAAAAGGTTGCAGAAATAATTGCACGAGACTAA
- a CDS encoding peptidylprolyl isomerase — MSPEETNEPVQTNQETNVQSAGQAPAETIPLGDEVTVVMETSMGSMTLELNAKDAPNTVANFVKLAQDGFYDGTKFHRVIANFMIQGGDPLTKDDAQAARWGTGGPGYTFADEIHANNNNAIGTISMANAGPDTNGSQFFINVANNDFLDDKHTVFGIVTEGMDVVNAIVGTPTQGQDRPIEAVVINSVSVR; from the coding sequence ATGTCACCAGAAGAAACAAACGAGCCAGTACAAACAAATCAGGAAACAAACGTACAATCAGCAGGACAGGCACCAGCAGAAACAATACCATTAGGAGACGAAGTAACTGTTGTTATGGAAACGTCGATGGGAAGTATGACTCTTGAGTTAAACGCAAAAGATGCGCCAAATACTGTTGCAAACTTTGTAAAGTTGGCACAGGATGGATTTTACGATGGAACAAAATTCCACCGAGTTATCGCAAACTTTATGATTCAAGGGGGCGACCCGCTAACTAAGGATGATGCACAAGCAGCACGCTGGGGAACTGGAGGTCCTGGATACACCTTTGCTGACGAAATTCATGCAAACAACAATAACGCAATTGGAACAATCTCAATGGCAAACGCTGGGCCAGATACAAACGGAAGCCAGTTCTTCATTAATGTCGCGAATAATGATTTTCTCGACGATAAGCATACAGTATTTGGAATAGTAACTGAAGGAATGGATGTCGTGAACGCGATTGTAGGTACGCCAACACAAGGGCAAGATCGTCCTATTGAAGCTGTTGTCATTAACTCAGTTTCAGTACGTTAG
- a CDS encoding glutaredoxin has translation MKSFLLKTLLIAVVSTAILPFAVHAQSTVVTTTQEPNPISVHVFKRDDCTYCKAEAEFLEELSVTQRDLNFTIVWHDVVTDEEANSLYQQITTLKKVPRITPITIVGDTLIQGFDAPETTGERIIAAIGRAHAVGELPIEDFIAGKTIVEGTSTAGCDSGDVCAIDEVVSEFSFKLPLVGVVDLQTFSLATLAVVLGTIDGFNPCAMWVLITFLLILMQIGNRKRMLQIAGLFLIAEAVMYGLILNVWYSAWDFVGLDRIITPLIGLLAIGGGLYFLHKYKKSRDALVCDVASIKTQSKIQERIHSIAKAPLTIAAIGGIIAIAFSVNIIEFACSVGIPQAFTKILELNQLSFLQTQGYTLLYILFYMIDDFIVFGFAAWGIQKIQSAEKYSRASMLFGGILMVLLGSVLLFAPTVLTF, from the coding sequence ATGAAATCTTTTTTGCTCAAGACTCTCCTTATCGCTGTCGTTTCGACAGCGATACTGCCTTTTGCTGTTCATGCTCAAAGTACTGTTGTGACAACAACACAAGAACCTAATCCAATTTCGGTTCATGTGTTTAAGCGAGATGATTGTACCTACTGCAAAGCAGAAGCAGAGTTTTTGGAAGAACTTTCAGTTACGCAAAGAGATTTAAACTTCACAATCGTATGGCACGACGTTGTTACCGATGAAGAAGCGAATAGTTTGTATCAACAAATAACAACATTGAAAAAAGTACCACGTATTACGCCTATAACTATTGTCGGCGACACGCTCATTCAGGGATTTGATGCACCCGAGACAACAGGCGAACGCATCATCGCTGCCATTGGGCGCGCACACGCAGTTGGCGAGCTTCCAATTGAGGATTTTATTGCCGGGAAGACGATAGTTGAAGGTACTTCAACAGCCGGATGTGATAGTGGGGATGTGTGTGCTATTGATGAAGTAGTAAGCGAGTTCTCCTTTAAACTTCCTCTTGTAGGTGTTGTTGATTTACAAACGTTTTCGCTTGCGACACTTGCTGTTGTGCTAGGGACAATAGATGGTTTTAATCCCTGCGCAATGTGGGTTCTTATTACATTCTTGCTTATCCTTATGCAAATTGGAAACAGGAAGCGAATGTTACAAATTGCAGGACTCTTTTTAATTGCAGAAGCAGTGATGTACGGCCTCATTCTAAACGTATGGTATTCGGCTTGGGATTTTGTAGGGCTCGACAGAATTATTACACCGCTTATTGGACTACTCGCGATTGGTGGTGGTCTCTACTTCCTTCACAAATATAAAAAAAGCCGCGACGCGCTTGTGTGTGATGTTGCAAGCATAAAGACACAAAGCAAAATACAAGAAAGGATTCATTCAATTGCAAAAGCGCCTCTTACCATCGCTGCGATTGGCGGTATTATTGCGATTGCTTTCTCGGTGAACATCATCGAATTTGCCTGCTCGGTCGGAATTCCACAAGCATTTACAAAGATACTTGAACTTAATCAATTAAGTTTCTTACAAACACAAGGATATACGCTACTGTACATTCTGTTTTACATGATAGACGATTTCATTGTGTTTGGGTTTGCTGCGTGGGGCATACAAAAGATTCAATCAGCGGAGAAATATTCTCGAGCGTCGATGCTCTTCGGGGGAATATTAATGGTGCTCCTTGGGTCAGTGTTGCTTTTTGCGCCGACTGTTTTAACGTTCTAG
- a CDS encoding AAA family ATPase: MKQETALGILKTGRNVYLTGAAGSGKTHVLNQYIEYLRKNHVGIGITASTGIAATHLGGMTIHSWTGIGIKDYLTEWDIDALTQRQPLVKRFERASVLLIDEVSMLRPELLDMVDEVAKALRRNTEPFGGLQVILSGDFFQLPPIVRDGSEDAFADSAKAWHEADFRICYLTDQYRQEGGQLLDILNDIRDGEISIESQESLQSRMVREDIDTSEYAEQEPVVLHTHNQNVDKRNLEELAKLKSESVVYDMVSTGRANLVESLKKSVLAPEKLELKIGARVMFVKNNPDQDYVNGTLGEVVDLSGEYPVIKTHSGEEIVATPMTWETTDDNKVLASVAQVPLRLAWAITVHKSQGMSLDAVEVDLSRAFAPGQGYVALSRARTLEGLTLHGLNRTALEVHPYVRMRDEQLQAESQRWENVFTKFSKTRIEEMQKQFIDKVGRTESEAAKATVIPTHVKTRHLLDEGKTLDDIIAERGMTKGTILAHLEKLKETDQESSFAHIKPTDSFLKNILAAFKKSGGTKLSPVHKALKGKYTYEDLRLARLFISE, encoded by the coding sequence ATGAAACAAGAGACAGCTCTTGGAATTTTGAAGACCGGCCGTAATGTGTATTTAACTGGTGCCGCTGGCTCGGGAAAGACACATGTGCTAAATCAGTACATTGAGTATTTGCGAAAGAATCATGTAGGTATCGGTATTACCGCATCTACCGGTATAGCCGCAACACACTTAGGCGGTATGACCATACACTCATGGACTGGCATTGGAATCAAAGACTATCTCACAGAGTGGGATATTGACGCACTTACTCAAAGGCAACCTTTGGTAAAGCGATTTGAACGGGCAAGTGTACTTTTAATAGACGAGGTATCTATGCTGCGGCCAGAACTTCTGGACATGGTCGATGAGGTGGCAAAGGCATTGCGACGGAACACAGAACCTTTTGGTGGTCTACAGGTAATTCTCTCGGGAGATTTCTTTCAGCTACCACCTATCGTTCGCGATGGAAGCGAAGACGCCTTTGCTGATTCAGCAAAAGCATGGCATGAGGCTGATTTTAGAATTTGCTACCTGACTGACCAATACCGACAAGAAGGTGGGCAGTTGTTAGACATTTTGAATGATATTCGTGACGGGGAAATTTCTATTGAGTCACAAGAATCTCTTCAAAGTAGAATGGTTCGGGAAGATATTGATACGAGTGAGTACGCAGAACAAGAACCAGTCGTGTTGCATACTCATAATCAAAATGTTGATAAACGAAACCTTGAAGAGCTTGCGAAGCTCAAGAGTGAGAGTGTCGTATACGACATGGTATCTACTGGCCGAGCAAATCTTGTGGAATCTTTAAAGAAAAGTGTATTGGCACCAGAAAAGTTGGAACTCAAAATTGGTGCGCGTGTTATGTTTGTGAAGAATAATCCTGACCAAGACTATGTAAACGGAACGCTAGGAGAGGTTGTAGATTTATCTGGAGAATATCCAGTTATAAAAACTCATTCGGGAGAAGAAATTGTAGCCACACCAATGACATGGGAAACAACAGATGACAATAAAGTGCTTGCCTCAGTCGCACAAGTTCCACTTCGCCTTGCGTGGGCAATTACTGTGCACAAAAGCCAAGGAATGAGCCTCGATGCAGTTGAGGTAGACCTTTCACGTGCATTTGCTCCAGGACAAGGGTACGTCGCGCTTTCTCGTGCACGCACTCTCGAAGGGCTCACTTTGCATGGACTGAACAGAACTGCCCTTGAAGTACATCCGTATGTGCGCATGCGTGACGAACAGCTGCAGGCTGAATCACAGAGATGGGAAAATGTATTTACTAAATTTTCAAAAACGAGAATTGAGGAAATGCAAAAACAATTCATAGATAAAGTTGGTCGTACAGAAAGTGAGGCGGCAAAAGCTACGGTTATCCCAACGCATGTTAAAACACGCCACTTACTCGATGAAGGAAAAACATTGGACGATATAATAGCAGAGCGTGGAATGACAAAGGGAACTATCTTAGCGCACTTAGAAAAGTTAAAAGAAACTGACCAAGAATCTTCTTTTGCTCATATAAAACCAACAGACTCTTTTTTGAAAAACATTCTCGCTGCATTTAAGAAAAGTGGTGGTACAAAACTTTCCCCAGTGCACAAAGCTCTCAAGGGGAAATATACCTATGAAGACCTGCGGCTGGCGCGATTATTTATTTCAGAGTAG
- a CDS encoding bifunctional 5,10-methylenetetrahydrofolate dehydrogenase/5,10-methenyltetrahydrofolate cyclohydrolase, with amino-acid sequence MNMIVDGRAIAQKIKESLKNEVLDLSEPVELSIIVVGDNSVTDTFVSAKERFAKDIAVTFTKKIFAKDATTEELISYIEEVSKSVHGVVVQLPLPMHIATDEVLAAIPIDKDIDLLNSATFERFVSNKGSFIPPVAGAVLAILDEYNVSVANKKVAVIGKGKLVGLPVQKVLETRGGEVIVLDTKTDSTDFKKILSEADIIVSGAGVPNLIQPDMVKKGVVLIDAGTSSTGGSVTGDIANECVENALVFSKTPGGVGPLTVAILFENLLAASQ; translated from the coding sequence ATGAATATGATTGTAGACGGGCGCGCAATTGCTCAGAAAATTAAAGAGAGTTTAAAAAATGAGGTTCTTGATCTGTCAGAGCCGGTAGAGCTTAGCATTATTGTAGTTGGTGATAATTCAGTCACTGATACATTTGTTTCAGCGAAAGAGCGTTTCGCTAAAGATATTGCTGTTACATTCACGAAAAAAATATTCGCTAAAGATGCCACAACAGAAGAGCTTATTTCATATATTGAAGAGGTGTCGAAATCGGTTCATGGTGTCGTTGTGCAACTTCCGTTACCTATGCATATTGCAACTGACGAAGTGCTCGCAGCGATTCCAATAGATAAAGATATTGATCTACTCAATAGTGCAACTTTTGAAAGGTTTGTCTCTAATAAGGGTTCGTTTATTCCTCCTGTGGCAGGAGCGGTGCTTGCAATTCTTGATGAATACAATGTTTCAGTTGCTAATAAAAAAGTGGCTGTTATTGGAAAAGGGAAACTTGTTGGCTTACCGGTTCAGAAAGTACTCGAAACACGTGGTGGTGAGGTAATCGTACTTGATACTAAAACAGATAGCACAGACTTTAAGAAAATACTTAGTGAAGCAGATATTATTGTGTCGGGAGCAGGTGTCCCAAATCTTATCCAGCCAGATATGGTCAAGAAAGGAGTCGTTCTCATTGATGCTGGAACATCAAGCACGGGAGGTAGTGTTACAGGTGATATTGCAAATGAATGTGTAGAGAACGCGTTAGTTTTTTCAAAAACTCCCGGAGGTGTTGGACCACTTACTGTTGCCATACTTTTTGAAAACCTTCTTGCTGCTTCTCAATAA
- a CDS encoding FKBP-type peptidyl-prolyl cis-trans isomerase — protein sequence MKKLTQKEGIAVGVALISVVAFVPGLFASNVQTNATDFSNDVSNVPSEHQAYFEEVESTISDFDAEDIVIGDGREAAFGDTVYVHYVGTLSNGDVFDTSTGSVQPYRVTLGQGEVITGWEIGLIGMREGGTRHLIIPPALAYGPNELADKDGNVIIPADTTLMFDIVLLQVDRGAE from the coding sequence ATGAAAAAACTCACACAAAAGGAAGGAATTGCAGTAGGAGTAGCACTCATTTCTGTCGTTGCATTTGTTCCTGGACTCTTTGCTTCAAATGTACAAACAAACGCTACTGATTTTTCAAATGATGTAAGCAATGTACCTTCTGAACACCAGGCGTACTTTGAGGAAGTTGAAAGTACTATTTCAGATTTTGATGCGGAAGACATCGTTATCGGTGATGGTAGAGAGGCAGCGTTTGGTGATACGGTGTATGTTCATTATGTTGGAACACTTTCAAATGGTGACGTTTTTGATACGTCTACTGGTAGTGTACAGCCGTACAGGGTTACACTCGGACAAGGTGAAGTTATCACTGGTTGGGAAATTGGTTTGATTGGTATGCGCGAAGGTGGTACACGACACTTGATTATTCCACCTGCATTAGCCTATGGCCCAAATGAGTTAGCTGATAAAGACGGCAACGTCATTATCCCAGCTGATACGACGCTTATGTTCGATATTGTTTTGTTACAAGTTGATAGAGGAGCTGAATAA
- the uvrB gene encoding excinuclease ABC subunit UvrB produces the protein MVKENIFNLVKPYEPAGDQPAAISALTKGVESGKRHQTLLGATGTGKTYTIANVIQNTGKATLVIAHNKTLAAQLAAEFREFFPNNEVHYFVSYYDFYQPEAYVAITDTFIEKEAQINQEIDRLRHASTQALLTKKDVIVVASVSAIYGLGSPQEYARVILDLKVGGTYTRATLVRELVEMYFTRVAGDLLAGTFRALGNTIEIMPANEEVIFRLHFEGTTITKIERLDPITRAIQNEETQVDIFPAKHFVTPDEVKEEALKDIEAELKERLSILRRSGKELDAERLNRRTRQDIAMIKEIGYCNGIENYSKHFDRRKSGEPPHTLISYFPKKDDGTPDFLTVIDESHVTLPQIAGMQAGDRARKDTLVEFGFRLPSARDNRPLNFEEFEERIGEAIYVSATPSKYELEHSSDGSCSLHTDYKQKQHAQIHEEQVGTHPAACSVIEQIIRPTGLVDPEVSVRPVVSSESYAGQVKDFIEEAKKVTKNGARSLVTVLTKKMAEDLAEYLEESGINAKYIHSDIKTVERIGILTDFRRGEFDVLVGVNLLREGLDLPEVELVGILDADKEGFLRSDTALIQTIGRAARNVNGRVILYADNVTGSMERALNETSRRRARQVAHNKKHGITPQSIKKAITDISSQFTKSHTKAVNKMVEMDTATVTTKAGRKKLVTQKRKQMLEAAKNLDFETAALLRDEVKALEEGM, from the coding sequence GTGGTGAAAGAAAATATTTTCAATTTAGTAAAACCGTATGAGCCAGCTGGAGATCAACCAGCGGCTATTTCTGCACTCACTAAAGGGGTAGAGAGTGGAAAGCGACACCAGACACTACTTGGTGCAACTGGTACTGGTAAAACCTATACTATTGCCAACGTCATCCAAAACACCGGCAAAGCAACGCTCGTTATTGCACACAACAAAACGCTTGCGGCACAGCTTGCTGCAGAGTTTCGTGAATTCTTTCCTAATAATGAAGTACACTATTTTGTCTCGTACTATGACTTCTATCAGCCCGAAGCCTATGTCGCCATTACAGATACCTTTATCGAGAAAGAAGCGCAAATTAACCAAGAGATAGACCGTTTACGGCATGCTTCGACTCAAGCGCTTCTTACAAAAAAAGATGTCATAGTCGTTGCATCTGTTTCTGCTATTTACGGTTTAGGAAGTCCACAGGAGTACGCCCGCGTTATTCTTGATTTGAAAGTAGGTGGCACATACACACGAGCAACCTTGGTGCGTGAGTTGGTAGAAATGTATTTCACTCGTGTTGCAGGAGATTTATTGGCTGGAACGTTCCGTGCACTGGGAAATACGATAGAGATAATGCCCGCGAATGAGGAGGTTATATTTCGTCTTCATTTTGAAGGAACCACTATTACTAAGATAGAACGTCTCGACCCTATAACACGAGCAATTCAAAATGAAGAGACCCAGGTTGATATATTTCCGGCGAAGCATTTTGTCACTCCAGACGAGGTAAAAGAGGAGGCCCTCAAAGATATCGAAGCTGAGCTAAAGGAACGCCTCAGTATACTGAGGCGTTCAGGAAAGGAGCTTGATGCTGAGCGCTTAAACCGCCGAACTCGCCAAGATATCGCAATGATAAAGGAAATAGGCTACTGCAACGGCATTGAGAACTATTCAAAACATTTTGATCGCCGTAAATCTGGAGAGCCACCACATACGCTCATTTCATACTTTCCAAAGAAGGACGATGGGACACCAGACTTTTTAACGGTGATAGATGAATCACACGTAACTCTTCCGCAGATTGCTGGAATGCAGGCCGGAGATAGAGCACGTAAAGATACGTTGGTAGAGTTTGGGTTTCGCCTGCCAAGCGCACGCGATAACCGACCCCTGAACTTTGAAGAGTTTGAGGAACGAATTGGTGAGGCGATTTATGTAAGTGCCACGCCAAGTAAGTATGAGCTTGAACATAGTAGTGATGGTTCGTGTTCACTGCATACTGATTACAAACAAAAACAACACGCACAAATTCATGAAGAACAGGTAGGGACGCATCCTGCGGCCTGTTCAGTCATTGAACAAATAATTCGACCTACTGGATTGGTTGATCCAGAAGTAAGTGTGCGTCCTGTTGTTTCGAGTGAGTCTTATGCAGGGCAAGTGAAAGATTTTATTGAAGAAGCGAAGAAAGTTACAAAAAATGGCGCACGTTCATTAGTAACAGTGCTCACAAAAAAGATGGCAGAAGATTTAGCAGAGTATCTTGAAGAGAGTGGTATTAATGCCAAGTATATACACAGCGACATAAAGACAGTTGAAAGAATTGGCATCCTGACTGATTTTCGAAGAGGAGAGTTTGACGTACTCGTGGGAGTGAACCTCCTGCGCGAAGGTCTCGATTTGCCAGAAGTAGAGCTTGTGGGAATACTCGATGCCGACAAAGAGGGATTCCTGCGCAGTGACACTGCACTTATCCAAACAATTGGTCGCGCAGCACGTAACGTGAATGGGCGAGTTATTCTCTATGCTGATAACGTTACAGGCTCAATGGAGCGTGCGCTTAATGAAACCAGTCGGCGTAGAGCAAGACAGGTAGCACATAACAAAAAACATGGAATTACTCCGCAGAGTATTAAAAAAGCAATTACCGATATTTCTAGTCAGTTTACGAAGAGTCATACTAAAGCAGTAAACAAGATGGTGGAAATGGATACGGCAACAGTTACAACAAAAGCTGGAAGAAAGAAGCTTGTAACGCAAAAACGAAAGCAAATGCTTGAAGCTGCAAAAAATCTCGATTTTGAAACAGCAGCGCTGTTGCGCGACGAGGTAAAGGCGTTAGAAGAAGGAATGTAG
- the uvrA gene encoding excinuclease ABC subunit UvrA, whose product MEDKIVVKGARTHNLKNITVEMPRNKLVVISGLSGSGKSSLAFDTIFAEGQRRYVESLSAYARQFLRQMQKPDIDEISGLSPAISIDQKSRSNNPRSTVATITEIYDYLRVMYARVGRPHCLKCDRPIHKLSSEEIFQTIKKLIASTSKSSKKILGVDVNSAKIQLYAPVVVGRKGEYYQLLYDMLGKGYERARVDGKEVSLREKVVLTKTKKHNIDILIDEVYVTEFKDDKKGTEERISEAIERALTEADGLMRVIDPMGEEHIISAKFMCPYDGFSFPEVEPRLFSFNSPYGACEECKGLGTKHYFMNDPCEVCNGARLRKEALNVFLGNGKNRKNIVELAALSIDEAQDFFIELELTETEEEISRVIVKEITDRLQFMINVGISYLALDRRANTLSGGEAQRIRLASQLGSGLVGAMYVLDEPTIGLHQRDNDRLIKTLTKLRDLGNTIIVVEHDEDTIFAADYLIDIGPGAGVHGGEVVASGWMKDLLSAKTNKTKSATLAYLRGEKEIAIPETRRETNKGVLLIRGGKKFSIQNLSVDVPLGRFVAITGVSGSGKSTFMYEILHENLKARFDKRYRSAKVYNCARFSGTEYLTRSILIDQSPIGRTPRSNPATYTGAFTHIRDLFAETTEARARGWKPGRFSFNVKGGRCEACQGNGMVAVEMHFLPTVHVTCDVCLGKRFMKETLEVEYKGKNINQVLNMTIEDAIDFFQDIPGIYDRLKTLGEVGLGYLTLGQSATTLSGGEAQRVKIASELYRPGMTKTMYLLDEPTVGLHYDDVAKLIEILQELVRRGNSVVLIEHNMDVIKSADYIIDFGPEGGDEGGKLVAKGTPEEVAKVKGSHTATYLKKVLK is encoded by the coding sequence ATGGAAGATAAAATTGTTGTAAAAGGTGCGCGTACGCACAACCTAAAAAATATCACTGTCGAAATGCCGCGAAATAAGTTGGTAGTTATTTCTGGACTCTCGGGTTCAGGGAAATCATCATTGGCATTTGATACTATTTTTGCAGAAGGGCAACGACGCTACGTTGAATCGCTCAGTGCGTATGCTCGTCAATTTCTGCGACAAATGCAAAAGCCAGATATCGATGAAATCTCAGGGCTTTCTCCAGCCATTTCGATTGACCAAAAGTCTCGATCAAACAACCCACGATCAACCGTTGCAACTATTACTGAAATTTATGACTACCTGCGTGTTATGTATGCACGTGTTGGCCGACCGCATTGTTTGAAATGTGACCGACCAATCCATAAGCTAAGTAGCGAAGAGATATTTCAGACAATCAAGAAGCTCATAGCAAGTACTTCAAAAAGTTCTAAGAAAATACTTGGAGTGGACGTTAATTCAGCAAAGATACAGCTTTATGCTCCTGTTGTTGTTGGGCGAAAGGGAGAATACTACCAGTTGCTTTACGATATGCTCGGCAAAGGATACGAGCGAGCTCGTGTAGACGGTAAAGAAGTGAGTCTGCGAGAAAAGGTGGTACTTACCAAAACAAAGAAACACAATATCGATATTCTTATTGACGAGGTATATGTAACTGAATTTAAAGACGACAAAAAAGGAACAGAGGAACGAATCTCTGAGGCAATAGAGCGAGCACTCACTGAAGCAGATGGCCTTATGCGCGTGATTGATCCAATGGGCGAAGAACACATTATTTCTGCAAAGTTTATGTGTCCGTACGATGGTTTCTCTTTCCCTGAGGTAGAGCCACGTTTGTTTAGTTTTAATTCACCCTACGGAGCGTGTGAAGAATGCAAGGGGCTTGGCACAAAGCATTACTTCATGAACGACCCGTGTGAAGTGTGTAATGGAGCGCGACTACGAAAAGAAGCACTTAATGTATTTCTTGGGAACGGTAAGAATAGAAAGAATATTGTTGAGCTTGCCGCTCTGTCCATTGATGAAGCACAAGACTTCTTTATAGAGCTAGAATTAACAGAAACAGAAGAAGAGATTTCTCGTGTCATTGTAAAGGAGATTACCGATCGATTGCAATTTATGATAAACGTGGGTATTTCGTATCTCGCGCTCGATAGACGCGCAAACACGCTTTCAGGTGGAGAGGCACAACGAATTCGTCTTGCGAGCCAGCTCGGTAGTGGCTTGGTTGGTGCTATGTACGTATTAGACGAACCAACTATTGGTCTTCATCAACGAGATAACGACCGCCTCATCAAAACACTTACAAAATTACGTGATCTTGGAAACACTATAATTGTTGTAGAGCACGACGAAGACACTATTTTTGCAGCTGATTATTTAATTGATATTGGCCCAGGTGCCGGTGTTCACGGTGGTGAAGTGGTTGCTTCAGGATGGATGAAAGACTTACTTTCAGCCAAAACAAATAAAACTAAATCTGCAACGCTTGCATATTTACGAGGAGAAAAAGAAATAGCAATACCAGAAACTCGTAGAGAAACAAACAAAGGGGTTCTGCTTATCCGTGGTGGAAAGAAATTTAGCATTCAGAACCTAAGTGTCGATGTGCCACTTGGACGATTCGTAGCAATTACCGGTGTCTCAGGCTCAGGCAAATCTACCTTTATGTACGAAATTCTTCATGAAAACCTTAAGGCGCGATTTGATAAAAGATACAGAAGCGCAAAGGTGTATAACTGCGCACGTTTTTCGGGTACGGAATATCTCACACGCTCTATTCTTATTGATCAATCGCCGATAGGGCGAACACCACGTTCTAATCCAGCTACCTATACTGGAGCGTTTACGCATATTCGCGATCTCTTTGCAGAAACAACAGAGGCACGTGCGCGCGGATGGAAGCCAGGGCGTTTTAGTTTTAATGTAAAGGGAGGGCGCTGTGAGGCGTGTCAGGGAAACGGTATGGTTGCCGTTGAGATGCATTTCCTTCCAACTGTTCACGTAACCTGTGATGTCTGTTTAGGAAAACGCTTTATGAAAGAGACACTCGAGGTTGAATACAAAGGGAAGAACATCAATCAAGTGCTCAATATGACAATTGAAGATGCGATAGATTTTTTCCAAGATATTCCTGGCATCTACGATCGTTTGAAAACACTTGGTGAAGTAGGTCTTGGATATCTTACATTAGGGCAAAGCGCTACAACGCTTTCAGGGGGTGAGGCGCAGCGTGTAAAGATTGCCTCAGAACTATATCGCCCTGGAATGACCAAGACTATGTACTTGCTTGATGAGCCAACTGTCGGTTTGCATTACGATGATGTAGCAAAACTTATTGAAATTCTTCAAGAATTAGTACGACGTGGAAATAGTGTCGTACTTATTGAACACAATATGGATGTTATCAAATCTGCTGACTACATCATAGATTTTGGACCTGAAGGGGGAGATGAAGGTGGGAAGTTAGTAGCGAAAGGAACACCTGAAGAAGTTGCAAAGGTAAAGGGGTCACACACTGCTACTTATTTGAAGAAAGTGTTGAAATAG